Genomic window (Persephonella hydrogeniphila):
TAGAGGGAGGAGCTGATGGTCTTGTTCTTATTAACACACTTCTTGGCATGGCTATAGATGTAGAGAAAGAAGAGCCAATTATAGCTATGAAAACAGGGGGACTTTCTGGTCCTGCAATACTGCCTGTAGCTGTTAGAATGATTTTTCAGGTTTACGAGAAGTACGGTTCATCTGTTCCTATAATAGGAGTTGGCGGAATTACAACTGCCCATGATGCACTGCAGCATATACTTGCTGGAGCGGTAGCTGTTCAGATAGGAACAGCAAACTTTTATGACCCTTACTCTCCCTTGAAAGTGATAAAAGGACTTGAAGAACATATAAAGAAAAAAGGTTATTCCCATTATCTTGAGCTGGTGGGAAAAGCTCATAAATTAAAAATAAAAATGGAGGGATAGATTATGGAACAGATAAAACAGTGGGATGTAGAAGTAGAACTTGTAAAAACAAAATCAGGTGCAATACTGTACAAAATCACTCTTTCTGATAACCACTTTTTTCTTGAACAGAATCCGTTAAAAGACAGTAAGTACGGTTTTGCATACAGAAAGTTAAAAGAAAAATACCCAGAATTTTATATGTTCTGGGAAATAAAAAACAACCGTTACACAGGTAAACTTCTGACAGGTATATTTCTTGAAAAAGAAGATATAGACAGATTTATCACGGATATTCTTCAGAGTGAGGAGTTTAAACAGTACGAAGATATCAAGGAAGAGATAGAAAAACAGTAGGAGGTAAGCCACAGTTGCTAATTTCTGTACGAAACTATAAGATTTCGAGCAATTATAAATGCACAACAAAAATTGTAAAAAATCGTGATAGGCAAAAATGATAAC
Coding sequences:
- a CDS encoding DUF7132 family protein, yielding MEQIKQWDVEVELVKTKSGAILYKITLSDNHFFLEQNPLKDSKYGFAYRKLKEKYPEFYMFWEIKNNRYTGKLLTGIFLEKEDIDRFITDILQSEEFKQYEDIKEEIEKQ